The following coding sequences are from one Diachasmimorpha longicaudata isolate KC_UGA_2023 chromosome 6, iyDiaLong2, whole genome shotgun sequence window:
- the LOC135163413 gene encoding uncharacterized protein LOC135163413 isoform X6, whose product MHDVNVLPTNGRDGMKRKCKKPTGSAEMDESCLKLSAGPTFVPSHRDDLIILSYLRFGSSYFTLRHHQDSSPIFFRGSAQFTTTAELPPTR is encoded by the exons ATGCACGATGTGAATGTGCTTCCAACGAACGGAAGAGACGGGATGAAGAGGAAGTGTAAAAAACCCACGGGCTCTGCGGAAATGGACGAGAGCTGCCTGAAACTTTCCGCTGGACCGACATTTGTTCCT tcTCACCGCGACGATCTCATAATTCTCTCATATCTTCGATTCGGTTCCTCGTATTTCACGCTAAGACACCATCAGGATTCATCGCCAATATTTTTCAGAGGCTCAGCGCAATTCACTACCACAGCTGAACTACCTCCAACAAGGTGA
- the LOC135163413 gene encoding uncharacterized protein LOC135163413 isoform X5, protein MSSGALDEKWKDAEMHDVNVLPTNGRDGMKRKCKKPTGSAEMDESCLKLSAGPTFVPSHRDDLIILSYLRFGSSYFTLRHHQDSSPIFFRGSAQFTTTAELPPTR, encoded by the exons TGGAAAGATGCTGAGATGCACGATGTGAATGTGCTTCCAACGAACGGAAGAGACGGGATGAAGAGGAAGTGTAAAAAACCCACGGGCTCTGCGGAAATGGACGAGAGCTGCCTGAAACTTTCCGCTGGACCGACATTTGTTCCT tcTCACCGCGACGATCTCATAATTCTCTCATATCTTCGATTCGGTTCCTCGTATTTCACGCTAAGACACCATCAGGATTCATCGCCAATATTTTTCAGAGGCTCAGCGCAATTCACTACCACAGCTGAACTACCTCCAACAAGGTGA
- the LOC135163413 gene encoding uncharacterized protein LOC135163413 isoform X2, whose product MDFHRNCIEYQYFEACNGRNFCKLPSQCHLIFNLWKDAEMHDVNVLPTNGRDGMKRKCKKPTGSAEMDESCLKLSAGPTFVPSHRDDLIILSYLRFGSSYFTLRHHQDSSPIFFRGSAQFTTTAELPPTR is encoded by the exons ATGGACTTTCACAGAAATTGTATTGAATATCAATATTTTGAGGCGTGTAATGGTAGAAATTTCTGCAAATTACCGTCACAATGTCATCTCATTTTTAATCTT TGGAAAGATGCTGAGATGCACGATGTGAATGTGCTTCCAACGAACGGAAGAGACGGGATGAAGAGGAAGTGTAAAAAACCCACGGGCTCTGCGGAAATGGACGAGAGCTGCCTGAAACTTTCCGCTGGACCGACATTTGTTCCT tcTCACCGCGACGATCTCATAATTCTCTCATATCTTCGATTCGGTTCCTCGTATTTCACGCTAAGACACCATCAGGATTCATCGCCAATATTTTTCAGAGGCTCAGCGCAATTCACTACCACAGCTGAACTACCTCCAACAAGGTGA
- the LOC135163413 gene encoding uncharacterized protein LOC135163413 isoform X1: MCADLPRGLTLITAIISSLHRVVQCSGSNTQRWWSSFFPIPFPFMISLKTPRFLINNSLQWKDAEMHDVNVLPTNGRDGMKRKCKKPTGSAEMDESCLKLSAGPTFVPSHRDDLIILSYLRFGSSYFTLRHHQDSSPIFFRGSAQFTTTAELPPTR, encoded by the exons ATGTGCGCAGACCTTCCCCGCGGTTTGACTCTAATAACCGCGATTATTTCAAGTCTCCACCGAGTTGTTCAATGTAGCGGAAGTAATACCCAGAGGTGGTGGAGCTCTTTTTTCCCAATACCCTTCCCctttatgatttcattaaaaactccgagatttttaattaataattcattacaGTGGAAAGATGCTGAGATGCACGATGTGAATGTGCTTCCAACGAACGGAAGAGACGGGATGAAGAGGAAGTGTAAAAAACCCACGGGCTCTGCGGAAATGGACGAGAGCTGCCTGAAACTTTCCGCTGGACCGACATTTGTTCCT tcTCACCGCGACGATCTCATAATTCTCTCATATCTTCGATTCGGTTCCTCGTATTTCACGCTAAGACACCATCAGGATTCATCGCCAATATTTTTCAGAGGCTCAGCGCAATTCACTACCACAGCTGAACTACCTCCAACAAGGTGA
- the LOC135163413 gene encoding uncharacterized protein LOC135163413 isoform X3: MCADLPRGLTLITAIISSLHRVVQCSGSNTQRWWSSFFPIPFPFMISLKTPRFLINNSLQWKDAEMHDVNVLPTNGRDGMKRKCKKPTGSAEMDESCLKLSAGPTFVPRLSAIHYHS, from the exons ATGTGCGCAGACCTTCCCCGCGGTTTGACTCTAATAACCGCGATTATTTCAAGTCTCCACCGAGTTGTTCAATGTAGCGGAAGTAATACCCAGAGGTGGTGGAGCTCTTTTTTCCCAATACCCTTCCCctttatgatttcattaaaaactccgagatttttaattaataattcattacaGTGGAAAGATGCTGAGATGCACGATGTGAATGTGCTTCCAACGAACGGAAGAGACGGGATGAAGAGGAAGTGTAAAAAACCCACGGGCTCTGCGGAAATGGACGAGAGCTGCCTGAAACTTTCCGCTGGACCGACATTTGTTCCT AGGCTCAGCGCAATTCACTACCACAGCTGA
- the LOC135163413 gene encoding uncharacterized protein LOC135163413 isoform X4: MCADLPRGLTLITAIISSLHRVVQCSGSNTQRWWSSFFPIPFPFMISLKTPRFLINNSLQWKDAEMHDVNVLPTNGRDGMKRKCKKPTGSAEMDESCLKLSAGPTFVPALRGS; the protein is encoded by the exons ATGTGCGCAGACCTTCCCCGCGGTTTGACTCTAATAACCGCGATTATTTCAAGTCTCCACCGAGTTGTTCAATGTAGCGGAAGTAATACCCAGAGGTGGTGGAGCTCTTTTTTCCCAATACCCTTCCCctttatgatttcattaaaaactccgagatttttaattaataattcattacaGTGGAAAGATGCTGAGATGCACGATGTGAATGTGCTTCCAACGAACGGAAGAGACGGGATGAAGAGGAAGTGTAAAAAACCCACGGGCTCTGCGGAAATGGACGAGAGCTGCCTGAAACTTTCCGCTGGACCGACATTTGTTCCT gcGTTACGAGGGTCCTAA